A window of Pusillimonas sp. DMV24BSW_D genomic DNA:
CGTCGGCGGTAAATCCGAAACTGCAGGCTTTGTATCTGTCGGTTTTCGATCGCTTTATCCAGCAAGAGCCCGACCTGAGCTTTTCCCCCGGCTTGCTCACCGAATGGGGCTTTACCGACGACAACAAGAAAGTTCGTATGGTGGTGCGAGAAGGGGTCAAATGGCACGACGGCTCCGACTTTACGGCCGAAGACGTCGCCTGGTCATTGGAACGCGCCGGCGACCCCGCCACCGGAAATCCCGGCCAGTTTGTCTGGAAGAATCTGGCCAACTTTAAAGTAGACGGCAATGTCGTGACCGCCGACGTGGTGCAATTTGAACCCACAATTTTCAAATGGATGGCGTTCCTTACCGGCTATGTTTTGCCTAAGGCGTATTACGAGAAAGTGGGGGCGGAAGGCTTTGAAAAAGCACCGATTGGCACAGGGCCTTACAAGCTCGATGCTTACGAGCGAGGTGCTTACATGCGTTTGGTGGCAAATGAAGACTACTGGGGGGGCAAGCCCGCGTTCGAGACGGTCACCATTAAATTCGTGCCCGATGCAGCCAGTCGCGTTGCGGAAATCGAATCGGGTAACGCCCAGGTCACGATGGAAATCCCCTATGAAGAATTTGACCGCCTGAAGCAAGAGCCAGGTCTGAAGGGCGAGGCCTTCCCTATTGCCGACGTGGGTATGATCTTCCTGAACGATGTAGGCCCCATGCTCGATAAAAACGTTCGCCTGGCGGCGCATCATGCGATTGATAAGCAATTAATTATCGATCGTTTGCTGCGTGGTTACGGCGTTCCGTTGGCCACGTTGGAGGCACCTGAGTACGATGCTTTCGATCCGAACCTGAAAATGGAGTACAACCCGGAAAAAGCCAAAGAGTTGCTGGCAGCCTCGGGTTACTCCACCGATAACCCGGTGAAATTCACCATCCAGACCACGCGTGGTTTCAAACCCAAAGACTACGAAATGATTCAGGCTATCGTGGGGATGTGGCGTAAGGTGGGTATCGAGGCCGATATCGAAATTTACGAAATTGCCAAGCATTTTGAATTACGTGCCGCCGACCAACTGGCTCCCGCTGCGTTCTATAACTGGGGTAACGCTATTGGTGATCCCACCACGTCAACCGGTCATGCCATGTTCGGTCCGTCGCCACACTCGGTATGGGATACGCCCGACCTCATCGAAAAGATCGGGCCCTTGTGGGCGGAACCTGATGAAGCCAAACGAATCCAGGGCTGGAAAGATGTCAGTGCCTACATTTTGGAGAACGGTTACGTCATTCCGATTTTGCAGTACGTGCTGCCGGTTATTCATTCCGATAAGGTCGTGGTGCCGCCCACCGCAACGGGTGATGTCACACCCGCTTCCATGAAGCCGGCGTCTTAAGGTAATACGTCAGGCACCCTGGCGGGTGGTTCTTAAGAGCCACCCGCTTTCTTTCGCAACGCCGTTGTAGTTTTCATGCTGAAACCCATTCTTATTCGTTTGGCCACAATGCTGGTAACGCTTGTTGGTGTGGCCATTGTGGTGTTTATTCTTATTCGGGTTGCACCGGGTAACCCTATTGCCATGATGATATCGCCCGGCGCATCCGAGGCTGATATTGCCGCTTTAACCGCCTTGTATGGTCTTGATAAACCCCTGGTTCAACAGTTTTTTATATGGGCGGGGGGTGTTCTTCAGGGTGATTTCGGCACGTCAATTACGTTAAAGCAACCGGTTGCGGAACTGGTTTTGGCCCGTTTGCCTGCCACGCTGGAGTTATCAATTCTGGCGTTGTTGATTGCGTTGGCGATTGGGGGTTTCACGGCGGTGTTGGGCGCGAAAGAGCGCGGTCGAAGCACTGAAACAGCGGTCGACCTATTTAACGGGGCTACGTTATCGATCCCCGACTTTTTGTGGGGTTTGTTGCTTATTTTGTTGTTTGGCGTGTTATGGCCTGTGTTTTATATTTCCGGACGGGTTTCGCCGCAGTTGGATTTCGACTTCACTACCCATTTCTATTTATTTGAGGCATTGTTGCGCTTGCGTTTCGACGTTTTGCAAAACTTGTTGGCGCATATGCTGATGCCCGCACTGGCCTTGGCATTACCGTTGGCCGCCATTATTTCGCAGTTACTCAAGCAAAGCCTGAAAGAAGTGCTGCAACTCGATTACACCGTTCTAGCGCGTGTACGAGGGTTTACCGAGACGCAAGTGATCTTGCGCGAGGCCTTGCGCAATGCGGCATTGCCCACGCTAACGCTAATAGGCGTGCAGTTCACGTTCTTGATCGGCGGCACTGTGATTGTCGAACGTTTATTTGCTTATGAAGGTTTGGGGAATATGGCGATTGATGCCGTCATAAATCGCGATTTGCCTCTTATTCAGGGCATTGTATTGATGTTTGCCTGCTTGTTTATATTGGTTAATTTGGTGGTCGATTTGCTCTATACCGTCCTGAATCCGAGGTTGCGTCATGGCTGAAGCGACATCCGGTGTATTGCGCGCTGAGCCCAGGGCAAGGGCGCGTCAGTTCAACTTTCGTCTTTGGTTGTCGGCGGGTTGGCTTACGGTGCTGGTACTGGCGGCCTTACTGGCGCCGTGGATTGCACCGCATAATCCGCTTACTCAGGACTTGCTGTACGGGCGGCTTCCACCTTTTGGGTTCGACGGCTATGAAGCGGGATATTACCTTGGTACTGACAGCCTCGGGCGCGATGTGTTGTCCCGCGTTATTTACGGTGCTCGGATCGCGCTGACTGTTGCGCTGGTCGCGGCAACGGCGGCCTGTGTTTTCGGTTCTGTATTGGGGCTGCTGGCGGGCTATTTCGGGGGTTGGGTCGACAGGGTGGTCTCCCGGCTGATCGACGTATGGATGGCATTTCCACCGGTTCTGTTTTCCATTTTGCTGGTGGCTGTGCTGGGCACGGGGCTGACATCCGTTATTCTGGCCATTGCGATTATCGATTGGACGCGTTTCGCCCGCGTCATTCGCGCTGAGGCGATGGTGCAAACACGCATGGATTACGTGCATTCGGCGAAAATCGGCGGCGCAACCCGTATGGGGACATTAGTGGGCGAGGTGATGCCTAACGTCCTTCCCACTATTGTGGCTTTATTGGCGCTTGAAATGGGGGTGGCCGTTATTGTGGAAGCCATTTTAAGTTTTGTGAACTTATCCATCTCTTCCGATTCGCCTACGTGGGGCGGTATGATTGCTGAAGGCAGAGCATCCATTCATTTCGCGTGGTGGGTGCTGGTAGCGCCATTGGTCGTGCTCTTCCTTACCGTGCTTTCCTTTAGCCAGCTGGGTGAAGGATTGAAAGCGCAGTTTGACCCTTTGTCGAGGTAAGCGGCATGACACCTATTAATAGTGCGCAGCCAATACTTGAGGTTAAGGATCTGAATGTCGCCTTGCGTGGGGGTCAGCGCTTGCTGCGTCAGGTTTCATTA
This region includes:
- a CDS encoding ABC transporter substrate-binding protein, with translation MKQTRRDFLQFSMTAAGISALGMPAFAQNGGKDLVIAYNTGLPSWDPTTGPSAVNPKLQALYLSVFDRFIQQEPDLSFSPGLLTEWGFTDDNKKVRMVVREGVKWHDGSDFTAEDVAWSLERAGDPATGNPGQFVWKNLANFKVDGNVVTADVVQFEPTIFKWMAFLTGYVLPKAYYEKVGAEGFEKAPIGTGPYKLDAYERGAYMRLVANEDYWGGKPAFETVTIKFVPDAASRVAEIESGNAQVTMEIPYEEFDRLKQEPGLKGEAFPIADVGMIFLNDVGPMLDKNVRLAAHHAIDKQLIIDRLLRGYGVPLATLEAPEYDAFDPNLKMEYNPEKAKELLAASGYSTDNPVKFTIQTTRGFKPKDYEMIQAIVGMWRKVGIEADIEIYEIAKHFELRAADQLAPAAFYNWGNAIGDPTTSTGHAMFGPSPHSVWDTPDLIEKIGPLWAEPDEAKRIQGWKDVSAYILENGYVIPILQYVLPVIHSDKVVVPPTATGDVTPASMKPAS
- a CDS encoding ABC transporter permease, with protein sequence MLKPILIRLATMLVTLVGVAIVVFILIRVAPGNPIAMMISPGASEADIAALTALYGLDKPLVQQFFIWAGGVLQGDFGTSITLKQPVAELVLARLPATLELSILALLIALAIGGFTAVLGAKERGRSTETAVDLFNGATLSIPDFLWGLLLILLFGVLWPVFYISGRVSPQLDFDFTTHFYLFEALLRLRFDVLQNLLAHMLMPALALALPLAAIISQLLKQSLKEVLQLDYTVLARVRGFTETQVILREALRNAALPTLTLIGVQFTFLIGGTVIVERLFAYEGLGNMAIDAVINRDLPLIQGIVLMFACLFILVNLVVDLLYTVLNPRLRHG
- a CDS encoding ABC transporter permease, with the protein product MAEATSGVLRAEPRARARQFNFRLWLSAGWLTVLVLAALLAPWIAPHNPLTQDLLYGRLPPFGFDGYEAGYYLGTDSLGRDVLSRVIYGARIALTVALVAATAACVFGSVLGLLAGYFGGWVDRVVSRLIDVWMAFPPVLFSILLVAVLGTGLTSVILAIAIIDWTRFARVIRAEAMVQTRMDYVHSAKIGGATRMGTLVGEVMPNVLPTIVALLALEMGVAVIVEAILSFVNLSISSDSPTWGGMIAEGRASIHFAWWVLVAPLVVLFLTVLSFSQLGEGLKAQFDPLSR